The DNA sequence TCTCCTGGTCGAACCAGGTGTCCATGGTCTTGATCACCGTCTTCCCGTCGCGATGCTCGGGCTTGGCGTCGGCGCTGAAGACCCAGCAGGCGTGTCCGTTCCGTGTGTCGCTCCAGATGCGGAAGTCATAGAGCGGCGCCATGTGCGGATCGAAGAGCGCGAGCTTGTGGCCAATGAGCGGCACGCTGGCGATCTCGCTGCCGGGGTCGAACATGAACTTCTTCAGCTCACTCTTGTATTTCTCGAAGCGGCTGCCACGCGCGACCTCCAACTTGCGCGCCGCCACGCTGTTGTCCGCCGTGAAAGTGCCCTTGGGAAAGAATACGTCGTCGTACATCTCCGCGGTCAGGTAGCGGAACTCGCCTTTGCGCGTGCGCAGCCTGCCGGTCTCGCGTTCCACGTCGATCACCTGCCGCGCCCTAGGGCCTTCGCGCAGCAGGTGGCTGTCGCGATACAGCGTGGCCACCTCGCGTTCGCCTTTGTTCACCACCACCAGGGCGCTGCGCATGGTGTGCGGGTGATAGCGCGTGTTGAGGAAGGCCTTGTGGAAGGTGCTGTCCTCGCGCACCTGCTTCACGAAGGCCTCCACACTGAAGCCCGTGGCCTGGGCCGAAATGACCACCTCATCCAACTGGATGTGCTTCAGCAACGTATCGGGCTGGGCCACGACGACAGGGGTCAGCGACCATGCGAGGAGGATGGCGCATTTCCGCATCACCGGCATGCTGGCCGTTGCCATGTCAGTACCGCCGCGAAGGTCCCAGGCTGGAATAGAGCCGGTACTTGTGCTTCACGTAGAGCAGGAACTCGTATTGCGAAAGGCCTTTGATCACCTCGTCCGGCACGTTGCAGAAATCGATGAAGTCATCGAAGGCCTCGTCGTGCAGATTGATGATGTCGTAGGCCACGTACTTGTGAAGCAACTCGCGCAACAACTCGCGCTTGCGGTCCTCGTTCTCCAGGTAGGCCACCAGCCGTTTGCTCCGTTCCCGTTTGCTGAACTCCTGGTAGAGGAAGGTGATCGGGCTTTGCAGGGCGTCCACCTGGCTCATGCGGTAGTCGCTGTCGCGGTAGCCGAGCTTGTCGATGTCCTTCTGGATCTCCTTGAGCGTGCGCTCCGGCAGGATCTCCACCTCGGCGAGTTGCACCTGGATGGGGTCCATGCGCACGACGATGTGGTACACCTCCTTGTGGGCACTGTCCGCCAGGGAGATGGCCTTGGTGCGGTGGCCGATGGAACCGATCAGCAGGGTGTCCGTGCGCAGGGCGCGAACGGTGAAGGTGCCGTCGCTGTTGCCGAAGGTGCCTGACCGGGATCGCTTGTTCACGATCATCAGGTCGTAGTAGGCCCGGTCGTGCGCGGCGGTGATCACCCGCCCGTGGATGGTGACCTCCTGCTGCGCCCGGGCATGAACGGCGAGCTGGACCAGCGCGATGGACAACAGGAGAAGCCTGAGCGGCATGGGGGCGAATTTACCGGGGTGGCGCCACCAAAGCCCGGGCCGCTTCACTCGATCGGGCATGAAAAGGCGAAGGGCCCCCTCCAGCAGCACCAACGTGCGCGGAGAGGACCCCTCAAGTACCTGTGCACCTGTAAGCCGGATCCTGTATCCCCCTTGCGGAAGACCTTCGCCATCTATCTGGGATCGCGCTCACACGCGACCTCGATCGACCTACCCACCGGGTCCCATCCGAAGATGGACGGGACGGGCCGCCCCTGCCCCGGTCTACATGGTCTTTCAGCACGTGGGGTTTACCAAGCCACCGATGTCACCACCGATGCTGGTGGGCTCTTACCCCACCTTTTCACCCTTGCCCCGGCTTGCGCCGTGGCGGTCTCCCTTTCTGCGGCACTTTCCGTAACGCCACCGTTCCTGGTGGCGCCCCTTCCCGTTAGGAAGCACGTTGCCCTATGCTGCCCGGACTTTCCTCCCCCGTTGCCCGAAGGCAACGAAGGCGGCGAAGCGATGCACAGGATGTCAATGAACGAGCTTGAAGGTCGTGGATCGAAATGTTGGTTGTCGCATGCTTGAGCAAGCTACAACCTCCAACATATTGCTACCTAACGACGCAGGATCTCCACCTCTGTGGCGCCCGCGCCATAGCGGCGCATTTCGGCGTCGTGGAAGCGCACCGTATCATAGAACTGCAGGACGCGCCGCACTTCTTCACGCAATTTGCCTTCACCCACACCATGGATGACGATGAGTTTGCGCTTGCCGTCGCGGATCGCCGCCTCCAGGGCCCGTTCGAAGTAGCGCACCTGGTACTCCAGCTTCTCGCCATCGGTCAAGCGCGATTCGTCCTCGACGATCTCGTGCAGGTGCAGATCCACCTCCGCCACGCTGTTGTCCTCGGCGCGCTTGGGTGTCTTGCCAGGTCTGACCGATGGTCGTGACCGGCGTTTCCCGGCCATCCGATCGTTGGCCGCCACCATGCCCAATTGGTGGTCCTTGATGCGGTGCAGCACCTGTTCGGCGTCCTTGACCCCGGGAACGAGGCGGTCCAGCCGGTGTTCCAACTCGAAGCCATCGTCGCCACGCACCATCGCGTGGCCAGGCCGCGTGATGCGCAGCAGCACACCACCTCCCACCTCGTCCAGAAAGGCCACCCTGTCACCGGGATTCAACAGAACCGAACGCATGTCGCAAATTTACAGGCCATCCGGCGGTGCCCCATGAAGTGTTCGATCCTCCTTCCATGTCTCTTGGTCGCCACCATCGCCAATGCGCAGCAGCGCCAGGAACAGGTGGCGCCCTATGGCGGGATGGCGGCATTGCAGCATCTCTTCGAGCAGGAACTCCATTTCCCGGAAGAGGCCCTGGCGGCCAAGGTGAAGGGAGAGACCGTGATCGCCGTGGGCGTGCGCGCCGATGGCACCGTCACCGGCATGCAGGTGCTGCGACCGCTGCATCCCTCCTGCGACGCGGAGGCGTTGCGGCTGATCGCCTTGGTGCGCTGGAAACCTTCGACCGCGGTGGAGGAGCGCGGTGGCGCCGAGCACTATCTGGCCGTGCCCTTTGACCCGGTCAAGTACAAGCGCTGGCAGAAGAACCGGCCCGAACGGGCTTCGCCCATCTTTGACCTGCCGGCCAGACCGGGGCTGGAGATCCTCACTCCCCGCCAACTCGATTCACAGGTGATGCCCTTGGTACAGGGGGGCATGAACGGACTGGGCCGGCACCTGGCCAGCAACATGCGATACCCCGAAGAAGCCTACCGCCGGAGCCTGGAAGGTGATGTGAAACTGGAGTTCACCGTGGAGGTCTCCGGCGCGGTAAGCAACATGCACGCCTTGGAGGAGGTCGGTGGTGGTTGCGTGGCCGAAGCCATGCGTCTGGTGCACCGCACCCCTTGGCTGCCCGGCACCAAGGATGGTGAACGCGTGCGCAGTACCACCCAGGTGACCATCAGCTTCAAGCTGCCCCAACAGGCCCGGTGAGCATGGAGCAGCGCGGCCCTTGGACCACTTTGAGCAAGGATGAACGCTACGCCACGCCCTGGATCGTGGTGAGCCACCACGAAGTGGTCGACCCCGGTGGGCAGCCAGGAATCTACGGCGTGGTCCACTTCCGCAACCTGGCCGTGGGCGTGATACCCCTGGACGACGACCTCAACACCTGGATCGTGGGGCAATACCGGTACCCTATCGACGCATACAGTTGGGAGATCCCCGAAGGTGGCGGACCGCGTGACCGGCCACCGCTGGAAAGTGCCCAAAGGGAATTGCGCGAGGAGGTGGGAATCGTGGCCGGCCGTTGGACCGAACTGCTGCGGATGGACCTGAGCAATTCGGCCAGCGACGAGGAAGCCATCATCTACGTGGCGCAGGATCTCAGCTTCCATGATGCCGAACCTGACAGCAGTGAGCAGTTGGAGGTGCGCAAGCTCCCCTTCATGGACCTGTTCGCCATGGTGATGCGTGGCGAAATGCGCGACAGCCTTACGGTGGCCGCCGTGCTGAAATTGAAGGTCCTGCTGGACCGTGGTGCTTTTGGCCCGCTTCAGAAGTAGAGAGCATGCGCCCGCCATCGGCCGCGGCCTTGGTACTCCACCGCAGGCAGAGGCACCTTTATACTGTTGAGCACAAAAAGGACGGTGCGCCAACCCTTGCCACGCACGGGCAACCGTGTAAGGTCCAGATCGGGCGAAAGGAAGAAGCGCCGGTGCCGCTCCAACTGCATGTACACGGGCATGTCATGTGTGGGTGGCGCGGCGGTGACCATGCCTGAGGCCCCATAGCCCACCGCGAGGTTCAACCAGGCTGGCGAACGGCCTTCCGCCAAAAAGGAACCCGGATTCACGCTCAGCCAGATGGTCTGGCCGTTGTAGTCCTTGAGGTAGCGCTCGATTGGGCCTTCGCCCAGCAACGATGGACGCATGGCGGCGTAGTCCGTATGGTGGGCCGAAAACTTCAGCACGGCGCGCTGCTCGCCCCAAAGCGCCTGTTGCCCGATGAAGAGTCCGGTACCAGCAGCATTGGCAGCCATGTCCCACCAGCTGAAGCCCCATTCGGCGGACGTACCATCCAGGATCTCCACCCCGGTGAGGAAGACCATGCCCAACATGCCGCCGGTCCACAGCGCCGTTCGATCCCGGGTACCGCAACTTTTCACCAACGCATGACCCCAGGCACCCAGGGTGTAGGCGCTGAAAGCGTGGCCCGCCTTGTCCATGCCCAGCCATTCCCGTCCGTCGTTGAAGGCGTGCAAGGGTGCGCGCTCATGGTCAGCGTACCAGGCCTGGTCCAGAACCACCATGGCGGCGAGCGCCCCACCGGCCATGCTTCCCGCTGAGACCCAGAGGCAACGTTGACATCCTTCCTGCGTCAATGGGTCGGCGGGTACCTCTTGGGCGGCTGAGGGGCCGGGGAAGGCGAGCAAAGCGAAGAACGGGAAGCTCAGATGTGGGCGGTTAGTGAACCAATTGGCCTCATTCTGCGCTACAAGCATGGTTCAAAAGTATTTCGCGACCAGGTCCGGCCGTCTGTTCACCGTCAGGCTAATGGGGTACTTTTGTTCACAAGCATCCAAGTTCTCCTCCAGCTCCCACGGATGATCCGGATCCTTACGCTCGCAGTCATTGGCCTTTCAGCCCAGTTCGCCTGGGGGCAGTCGCAAGACGCCACGGCGCAACTGGACCTTGGTGAGGATGAGCATGTATTCACCTGGATCGCCCAGCACCGCTTGGGCATCCACCGGGCACATGACCGTGACCTTTTCACGGCCGACAATGACCATCAGGACATCCGATCGACGATCGACGCGGAGGGCATCACGGTCGGTGGTCCCGCCATTTCTCCTGCCTGGGAAACGCGCATCACGCTGGCTGGCTATGGAAGGACCTCTTCCGGCTTGAGTCGTTGGGAGCCCTGGGCACCATGCTTGGCGGGTTCGGAACTGGTCTGGACCGGGCGTGACCTGGACATCCAATATCTGCACGACGAGCATGGCATGCGCCAGAATTTCCTCGTGGAGCGCAGGCTGCCCGGCGGTGGCCCGTTCCAGGTCCTGTTGCAGTGGGAAAGCGATCTGGCAGGGGGTGCTGAGGGGCCGAACATGGTGGCTTTCCGTGATCCCTTCGGCCATGTGCGGCACACATACAGCGATCTGCGGGTATGGGACGCCTGCGGAGACCCCTTGAAGGCTTGGATGGAAGTGGACCCCTGCGACGGCCTGATCGCGCTCCATGTCGATGATCGATCCGCCACCTACCCCATCGTCATCGACCCGATCCTCACCACCTTCAACACCCAACTCAATGCCCCTGCGGACGTGGCCGGTGCCGAGTTCGGTTACTCCATCAGCAACGCTGGCGACCTCAACGGGGATGGTTATGGTGACATCGTCATCGGCTGTCCCTTCGCCACGCTGGGCGAGACCCAGGAAGGTTCGGCCTACGTGTATTATGGCAGCCCCAATGGCATCGTAGGCGCTCCGACGGTGCTCCAGTCCAATGTGGTCAACGCCCGCTTCGGCATCTCGGCGGCCCACGCTGGTGATATCAATGGCGATGGGTACAGCGACCTGATCGTGGGCGCGCATACCTATACGAATGGCCAAGCCAACGAAGGGTCGGTGTGGGTGTACTATGGTTCACCCACTGGCATCGCCACCGTACCGAACAGGATCCTGGAAGCGAACGGCCCGAATGGATACATGGGCTTCAAGGTCTCCGGCGTTGGCGACCTGAATGGTGACGGGTACAGCGATATCGTGGCGGGTTGTTCCCTGTACAGCAATGGGCACACCAACGAAGGAGCTGTCTATGTGTTCCTCGGCAGCGCCACCGGGTTCCCCGGAACGGGCAACCAGAACGCCTGGAGCCATCGCCTGGAACCCAATCAAACAGCTGCTCGCTTCGGTTCAGCCGTTTCGGGTGCGGGCGACATCAATGGCGATGGATTCGATGACATCGTGGTGGGTGCCTACGGCTACAACCTGAGCTGCCCGGCCTGCAACGACGGCGCCATCATGATCTACTATGGCGGCAACGGCGGCGTGGGCAGCCCCACACCACTCGGCATTGGGCCTCCAGGTCAACCCCTGAATCCCGCATGGACGCAGATCTTCAATACCGTGGGCACCGTGGGCAACAAGCACGTCGGCTGGGCTGTGAGCGGCGCCGGCGATGTGAACGGTGACGGTTATTCGGACATCATCATCGGCGACTGGCGAGATGACATCGGTGGTCCAGCCAGCGAGGGCACCGCTTTTGTCTTCCATGGCTCCCCTGGCGGCATCATCACCACCCCGGCCACCACGTTGCAATCCAATCTGCTGGACACGTGGTTGGGATACAGTGTCAACACGGCGGGCGATGTGAACGGCGACGGGTACGCCGATGTGCTTATCGGAGCGCTCAACTTCAGGGTGTCCGGCATCCCTTTGGGTGCCACATTCCTTTATATCGGCGGACCGAACGGGATCAACACGAACCACTTCATCCAGTACAATGGCCTCAGCAATGCTTGCCGGATGGGCCACGAAGTGGCCTGTGCCGGTGATGTGAACGGCGATGGCTTCAGCGACTTCCTGCTCTGCATGCCCATGCACAACGGCGGGACCGGAAGCAACGCGGTAGTGCGCGTACTGCACGGCGGTGGGTACTACCTGACACTTGCCCCTGCCTTCCCCGCCCAGCCACCACGTATCGATTGGTACGGACAGCCTCTGGGTCATATGGGCTGGTCCGTGGCCAACGCCGGGGATATCAACGGCGATGGATACAGCGATGCGGTGGTGGGGGCTCCGGATGCCGAAGGCACGGGCGAGGCGTACGTTTACTATGGCAGTGCTGCGGGCCTGAGCGCCACACCGGCGGTCACTTTGAGCGGGACATTCCCGGGGGATGCCTTTGGCACCTCCGTGGCCACCGCAGGAGATGTTGATGGTGATGGCTACGCCGATGTGGTCGTGGGTGCCCCATTGGCGGGAGGAGGCGCCGGACAGGCGTTCGTTTACCTCGGCGGGCCAGGGGGATTGTCTTCCGTACCCAACTACGCGTTCAATGGTGCGCCTGGTTCGCAGCTCGGCTCCACGGTCGCCACGGCCGGTGATGTGAACAACGACGGTTATGCCGATGTGCTCCTGGGTGCCAAGGGCGCCGAGACCGTGTTCGTGCACTATGGCGCCATCGGCGGCCTTGCCCCGGTGGCCGATGTGGTCCTGACCTCCCCGCAACCGGGCAGCGCTTTCGCCTCGGCATTGGCCACCGCCGGTGACGTGAACGGTGATGGCTTCTCCGATGTGATCGTGGGCGCGCCGAACTTCACCAACGGGCAGCCCAATGAAGGTGCGGCATTCATCTATCTGGGCAGCGACCTCGGGCTGAACCCCGCTCCCGCGTCGCAACTTGAAAGGGACCAGGCCGATGCGCGATTCGGCGTGAGCGTGGTGGGTGCCGGTGATGTGAATGGCGACGGCTTCTTCGATGTGGCCGTGGGCGCGGATGGTTGGCTGAGCAACATCGGCCGGGTATTCGTCTGGCATGGCTCTCCCGGGGGCATCGGTGGCAACCCCAGCACCACCATCACCTCTCCGGGAGCGGTGGCCAACGCACGTTTCGGGCTCACCCTCGCCGAAGGGGGTGATGTCGACGGCAATGGCTATGCTGACCTCCTCGTGGGTGCCCCTTTCCTGGCCAATGGCCAGGCCAATGAGGGCCGGATCTACACCTTCGGGGGCAGCCCTGCAGGACTGGTGCAATCCTCCTTCACATTCCACGAATCGAACGTTGCGAACCGGCGTTTGGGTCTGGCCATTGCCGGTGGTGGTGACTTCAACGGGGATGGCTTCTCTGACCTGATCGCCGGGGCGCCCTTTGCCACCAACACGCTCGCGGAACAGGGCGCCGTGTATTTCTACCCTGGCAATGCTTACAAAGGCATGGCCCGGCCCACGAAGCAATACCTCGCCGACCTGGTGAACCCACTTTCCACCAACAGTCAGGATTTCCTCACCCAGGATTTCTTCGGTCTTGGCCACTTGGCCAAAAGCCACATGCAGCGCAAACCCGGCCGATTGATCTGGGAGGTGGTGCGTGAAGGTCAACCCTTCTCCGGCCCCAACATCACCAACAGCGTCGCATTCACGGGACAGCATCCGGCCTTCACGGACCTGGGCCTCAATGGGGTGGAGTTGCAGACCTTGATCTACAAGACCCCGGGGTGGCAGCGCTACCGTTGGCGGGTGCGAGTGGAATACGCGCTCCATCGGACGGGTATTGACGGGCAACGATTCTCCAAATGGTTCTACGGATACGCGGCGAGCCATGGCGACATCGGCATCCTGCCGGTCGAGTTGGTCGATCTGGCCGGTGAGGCCCTGCCCGAAGGCAACTTGATCTCGTGGACGACCGCTTCGGAGCTCAACAGCGACAAGTTCGTGGTGGAACGCGCACGTGACATGGCGCACTTCGAGACAGTGGGCGAAATGTCCGCCGCCGGCTACAGCCAGGGTCCGATCGACTACGCCCTGTTGGACCACCAGGCACCCGATGGCATCAGCTACTACCGGCTCCATATGATCGATGTGGATGGCAGCGGTCGGTATTCGCAGGTGGTCGCCGTCAAGCGGGGCCAGGGACCACAGGTGATCGTCTACCCCAACCCGGTGGATGATGTGCTGGCCTGGACCACGGGCGGGATGACGGCCGAACGTGCGCGTATCTATGATCAATTGGGCCGATTGCTGATCGATGCCCCGGCGGTGTCCGGGATGATCACCGGTGCGCGGCTTACCGCGTTGCCCACTGGGACCTACACCCTGGTGCTGTCGGGCGGTCAGGATGAACCCCTGGCGCGTTCACGCTTCCTAAAGCGTTGACCCCGCACCGCGACCCGTAACGGGAACCCCGGTCAAGCACCGATCACGGCTCGGCATGCATCCAGCAATGCTCGCGCCCGCTCCGGCGTGCTGGAACCCGCATAGCAGCGCAACACCGGCTCCGTGCCGCTGGCCCGTATCATGAGCCACTGCTCATCATCGAAAAGGAACTTGTATCCGTCAAGGTCCTCCAGGGTGCGCACCTCGAGTCCACCGAAGCGCTTGTATCGCCCTTCCGCACAGGCCTTGAGAACCTCCTGCTTGAGACTTTCCGAGATATGCAGATCGGCGCGCTCATAGGCGAAGGCACCCACGATGTCGTAGATCTCCTGGATGAGACCATCAAGGGTCTTGCCGCTCTTGGCCATGAACTCCCAAATGGTGAGGCCCATCCAGATCCCGTCACGTTCCGGGATATGCCCCTTGATGGCGATGCCACCGCTCTCCTCACCACCCAGCAGCACATCCTCCTCGATCATGATGCCGGCGATGTGTTTGAAACCGATCTTGGTGATCTGGTATTCGAGGCCGTAGTGCTCGCACATCCGACGCACCTTGGGCGTGGTGCTGAAAGCCACCACCACCTTCCCTTTCATGCCTTTGTACTTGCAGAGGTAGTGGATGAGCAGCAGGATGATATGGTGCGAGTCTATGAACTCGCCGCGTGCGTTGTAAAGGCCGATACGATCCGCATCGCCATCGATGGCCAGACCGGAATCGATGTCCCCGGTGCGGCATAGGTCCGAGAATTCCCGCAGGTTCTTGTGGATCGGCTCAGGCGCCTGGCCATGGAAAGAGGGGTTGTGCTCGCAATGGAGGAGCGCGGCACCCGGTAACACACGCGGTATCACGTTCTGACCCGAGCCGTACATGGCATCAAAGGCGAGTTTCATGCCCGAATTCCTGATGGCGGCCAGATCGAACCCGCGCTCCACCTCCTTCACATACATGTCCTCGAGGTCCACGGTCTCCAGCAGGCCCTCCAGTTCGGATTTCTTCAGGTCCACGGCTGAGAGGTCCATGCCGTGCGCCTGGGGGATGAGGTCCTCCACCTGGGCCACCTCATCGGGTACCAACGGTCCACCGTGCCGGCCCTTGAGCTTGTATCCGTTGTAGCTGGGCGGGTTGTGGCTGGCGGTGATGATCACCCCCATGCCCGCCTGAAGCCGCGCGGCTCCCAGCGACACCATGGGCGTGCTGACGAAGCCGCGCGCCAGATGCACTTTGAGACCATGGGCAATGAACACCTTGGCGCAGGTCTCCGCGAAGAGTTCGCCGGCGAAACGGCAATCGTGTCCCAGCACGATGCTCCTGTGGTCCGGTTGGTACTTCTTCACCCATTCCGCAACGGCCACGCTCACGCGTGCCACATTGTCCACGGTGAATTCCTGCGCGATGATGGCGCGCCAGCCGTCGGTACCGAACTTGATCGGGGTCATGTCGCTGTGTTCAAGGCCGCGAAAATAGACCCTGTGCCTGAAGTCGGACGCTCGGTCAGCGGCGGATGCCCCGTGCATCGAGGGCCCGCTGGTACTTGCGCGCGTTCACCAGGTGCTGGTCATAGGTGCGTGCGAATTCACTCCACCCGCTCAGGTCGGCGCGTGCGCAGAAGTAGAGGTAGTCGTGCTTCTCGGCGCTGAGCACCGCGTCGATGAATCGGCGTTCCGGCATGTTGATGGGACCCGGTGGCAGACCCGTGTAACGGTAAGTGTTGTAGGGCGAATCCACCTCCTTGTCGCGGGCGAGGATGCGCTGAACGGTGTCGAGCCCCAAGGCGAACTTCAGGGTGGGGTCGGCCTGGAGCGGCATGCCGATGCGCAAACGGTTCAGGTACACCCCGGCGATGCGCGGCGCATCGTCCATGCGCGTGGTCTCGGCCTGTACGATGGAAGCCAATGTGGTGACCCGCATGGGATCAAGGCCCAGGTTCTTCGCCTGTGCGCGTCGCTCATCGTGCCAGAAATTCCGGTGCTCGCGCGCCATGCGGGCGATGAAACCCTCCGGCGAGGTGTTCCACCAGAACTCGTAGGTGTCCGGTATGAACAGGCCGATCATCGTGCGTGCGTCCAAGCCCAGTTCCGCCTGTACCGTGGGATCCTCGAACGCACGGCGGAACGACGCCGCATCGGGCTCCAACTTCTCCGCCAATCGCTCGGCCAACTCCGGCAGGCGTGAGATGTTGTTGAAAGTTACCCGCACGGGTTCCTGTTCGCCGGAACGCAGCATGTCCACCATGGCATTCATGCCCATGCCACGCCGGATGCGGTAGCGGCCCGGGTGGATGCGCTGCCCAAAGCGCTTCCTTTCACAGAGCCAGCGAAAGGCCCGCTCATGGCGCAGCGCGCCGAGGGACAACAGGCTGTCGACCACTTCCTCGAAACCAGCGCCTGTGGGCACCAGCAGGATGCGGCTCTCCTCCTTGAACACGGTGGCCGGGCCGACGAGGTAACGCCAGGCATACCGCGCCGCGAAGGCTCCGACGACCAGCACCCCCAGCACGGTCATGAACAGGATCCAGCGGCGCATGGACTTCAAATGAAGATGTTTCCCGTGTAGACCTCTCGGACCGGACCAGCCAATTCCACTCCGTCGCCCATCTCGGGCACCTCCACCCACAGATCGCCGCCGCGCGTGCCCACCGGCACACGACCCGGTGGTACCAACCCACGCGCCACGGCGCCAACGGCCGCTGCGGTGACCCCGGTGCCACAACTCAGCGTTTCATCTTCCACGCCACGCTCGTAGGTGCGCATGCGTACCTGGCCGTCCATGATGGCCACCGCGTTGACATTCACGCCCGACCTGGCGAATCGGGGGCCATAGCGATGGCCTCGCGCCAAGGACAAGAGGTCCACCTGCTCGGGGTCCTCTACCCAGACCAAGAGATGTGGCGACCCCGTGTCCAGCAGGTCCAGGTCCTCCGCAAGGTGCTCGATGGCGGGTGACACCCGCATATCGATCGCCACCACGCCGAAGTCGGCCATGCGCGCATGATGCCGCCCATCGATGGCCATGAATGCCGCTTCAACATGCACGCCGTTCATCGACATGGGATCCTCCCCCATCAACTTGCGCCAGAACGCGAACCCGCAGCGACTGCCATTGCCGCAGAAGCTGCGGCTTCCATCGGGATTGAGGAAATCGAGCTGGTAGGCCTCATCGCCGGACCGCGGTGTCTGGATGAGGAGAATACCATCCGAGCCGATGCCTAAATGACGGTGGCAAAGTCGCTGGATGAGTTCCCTGTCCTCGGTGGGGAATCTTCCAGCACGATCATCGAGCACGATGAAGTCGTTGCCAGTGCCTTCCCATTTCGCGAACGTCATCTCCATGGCCGGTGCGAAGATCGGCCAACGTTGCGCTTCGGCCGATCAACATCTTTTAACGGCCGACGCTGTTGCGAAAGGCCTGACAGATCGTTCCACTCCGTGCGGCAGGCACAGGGTTTGATCGCTTGTCGCCTGAAAACTGGACGACCATGAAACGCATCCTCGGATATGTTGCCATGGCCTTGGCGGGCGGTCTGCTGGCGCTGGGCTTTCAAGAGCTGATCAACACGCGACACACGGCCTCTGGCCCTGGGATCCCTGATACGGT is a window from the Flavobacteriales bacterium genome containing:
- the mltG gene encoding endolytic transglycosylase MltG, which encodes MRRWILFMTVLGVLVVGAFAARYAWRYLVGPATVFKEESRILLVPTGAGFEEVVDSLLSLGALRHERAFRWLCERKRFGQRIHPGRYRIRRGMGMNAMVDMLRSGEQEPVRVTFNNISRLPELAERLAEKLEPDAASFRRAFEDPTVQAELGLDARTMIGLFIPDTYEFWWNTSPEGFIARMAREHRNFWHDERRAQAKNLGLDPMRVTTLASIVQAETTRMDDAPRIAGVYLNRLRIGMPLQADPTLKFALGLDTVQRILARDKEVDSPYNTYRYTGLPPGPINMPERRFIDAVLSAEKHDYLYFCARADLSGWSEFARTYDQHLVNARKYQRALDARGIRR
- the dapF gene encoding diaminopimelate epimerase; this encodes MEMTFAKWEGTGNDFIVLDDRAGRFPTEDRELIQRLCHRHLGIGSDGILLIQTPRSGDEAYQLDFLNPDGSRSFCGNGSRCGFAFWRKLMGEDPMSMNGVHVEAAFMAIDGRHHARMADFGVVAIDMRVSPAIEHLAEDLDLLDTGSPHLLVWVEDPEQVDLLSLARGHRYGPRFARSGVNVNAVAIMDGQVRMRTYERGVEDETLSCGTGVTAAAVGAVARGLVPPGRVPVGTRGGDLWVEVPEMGDGVELAGPVREVYTGNIFI